Part of the Longimicrobium sp. genome is shown below.
CGTGGTGCACAACGCGACTGTGTGGACGGGGGTGCGCGGCGCGGCCGACGCGCGCGCGGTCGCGGTGCGCGGGGGGCGGATCGTCGCCTTGGGCGCGGACGTGGAGGTGAACCGGCAGATCGGGCCGCGGACGCGGATCGTGGACGGCACCGGGAAGATGGTGGTGCCGGGGTTCATCGACTCGCACGTGCACTTCGTGAGCGGCGGGGCGTCGCTGGCGTCGGTTCAGCTCCGCGACGCGCGGACGCGCGAGGAGTTCGTGCGGCGCATCCGCGACTACGCGCGCACACTGCCGCGCGGCGCCTGGATCACCGAGGGGAACTGGGACCACTCGTTCTGGGGCGGCGAGCTGCCGCGCAAGGAGTGGATCGACTCCATCACCCCGCGCAACCCCGTCTGGATCAGCCGGCTCGACGGCCACATGGCGCTGGCGAACTCCGCCGCCCTGCGCGCCGCCGGCGTCACCGCCGCCACGCGCGACGTAGCCGGCGGCCAGATCGTGCGCGGCGCGGGCGGCGAGCCGACGGGGATCCTCAAGGACAACGCGCTGGGGCTGGTCGACCGCGTCGTCCCCAATCCCACCCCCGGGCAGCAGGACCGCGCGCTCGACGCGGCCATGCGCTTTGTCGCGGAGCAGGGCGTCACCTCGGTGCAGCACATGGGCGGGTGGGACGACCTTGCCGCGTTCCGGCGCGCGCACGACGCCGGGCGGCTGCGCACCCGCATCTCCGCCGCGGTGCCGCTGGCCACCTGGGCGCGGCTGCGCGACACCGTGGCCGCGCGCGGGCGGGGCGACGAGTGGCTGCGCATCGGCAGCCTTAAGGGCTTCGTGGACGGGTCGCTCGGCTCGCACACGGCGCTGATGCACGAGCCGTTCACCGACACTGGCACAGGCACGGGGCTGATGGTGACGCCGGCGGAGAGCCTGTACGAGTGGACGCGCGGCGCCGACCGCGCGGGGCTGCAGGTGATGGTGCACGCCATCGGTGACCGCGCCAACACGCTGATCCTGGACATCTTCCAGCGGGTGGCGCGCG
Proteins encoded:
- a CDS encoding amidohydrolase; its protein translation is MYRFAAQVAAALLLALPAAAQHSPCVSECADIVVHNATVWTGVRGAADARAVAVRGGRIVALGADVEVNRQIGPRTRIVDGTGKMVVPGFIDSHVHFVSGGASLASVQLRDARTREEFVRRIRDYARTLPRGAWITEGNWDHSFWGGELPRKEWIDSITPRNPVWISRLDGHMALANSAALRAAGVTAATRDVAGGQIVRGAGGEPTGILKDNALGLVDRVVPNPTPGQQDRALDAAMRFVAEQGVTSVQHMGGWDDLAAFRRAHDAGRLRTRISAAVPLATWARLRDTVAARGRGDEWLRIGSLKGFVDGSLGSHTALMHEPFTDTGTGTGLMVTPAESLYEWTRGADRAGLQVMVHAIGDRANTLILDIFQRVAREDGARDRRFRVEHAQHIRPADIPRFGRLGVIPSMQPYHTIDDGRWAEAVIGPVRTRTTYPFRTLVDTGATLAFGSDWFVAPPTPLEGIYAAVTRRTLDGKNPGGWVPEQKITVEEAMRAYTSGAAYALFQEREKGTLERGKLADWVVIDRDLRRIAPETIRDARVVMTVVGGQVVFERRAAGR